One region of Hymenobacter sediminicola genomic DNA includes:
- a CDS encoding sensor histidine kinase — protein MLPAPFHYALADLLYTQAREFVGLYDPALGQFTQVNAAGAALLGYSSEQDFLTGSAHKLCASEEQWQQLCEQARELGRQEAEMEIMPYEGQPFWARIELSSFQMEATPFVLVRLTPQNRLQQAERELAHSVRRFEAVFANATIGIIVCDQPGNIVSANQFSQQLFGYGPNELVGQRIEVLVPNAAGRQHEKLRHSFNANPQVRNMGHNRDLQAQRKDGSVFPVEVSLSYFHLDEELYVVAYIIDITFKKEAERELIAQRQHVEALNTELEQKVADRTHALMNTLEQLEQRSQELTQALAAEQELGELKSRFVSMASHEFRTPLTAVLTSATLIEKYPGTDQQDKRMKHLQRIRASVNHLNDILEEFLSVGRIEEGKIEAHPENIDLPALLDETVSDVQGLLKAGQRIDRQMGCTAPIWIDPSLLRKIVVNLLSNAIKYSGENSVVVLQADCRQSQLVLRVQDQGVGISPEDQEHLFERFFRARNVTNVPGTGLGLYIIGRYLELMGGTIALHSELNVGTSVNITIPYENHPAD, from the coding sequence ATGCTTCCAGCGCCTTTTCACTATGCCCTTGCTGACCTGCTCTACACGCAAGCCAGGGAGTTTGTGGGGCTATACGACCCGGCACTAGGACAATTCACGCAGGTAAATGCCGCGGGAGCAGCGTTGCTAGGCTATTCCTCCGAACAGGACTTCCTCACTGGCTCGGCCCACAAGCTCTGCGCTTCGGAAGAACAGTGGCAGCAACTCTGTGAGCAGGCCCGGGAGCTTGGTCGGCAGGAAGCGGAGATGGAAATAATGCCTTATGAAGGTCAGCCGTTCTGGGCACGTATTGAGCTGAGCAGCTTTCAGATGGAAGCAACGCCGTTTGTGCTGGTGCGACTTACCCCACAGAACCGCCTGCAACAAGCCGAGCGGGAACTGGCCCACAGCGTGCGGCGCTTCGAGGCGGTGTTTGCCAACGCCACCATTGGCATCATCGTCTGCGACCAGCCTGGCAATATTGTATCGGCCAATCAATTTTCTCAGCAGCTATTCGGCTACGGGCCCAATGAGCTGGTGGGGCAGCGTATTGAAGTGCTGGTGCCCAACGCCGCTGGCCGGCAGCACGAAAAGCTTCGCCACTCCTTTAATGCGAATCCGCAGGTGCGCAACATGGGCCACAACCGCGACCTGCAGGCCCAGCGCAAAGACGGCTCCGTGTTTCCGGTGGAGGTTAGCCTGAGCTATTTCCACCTTGATGAGGAACTGTATGTGGTAGCCTATATCATCGACATCACCTTTAAGAAAGAAGCGGAGCGGGAGCTGATTGCGCAGCGCCAGCACGTAGAAGCCCTGAATACGGAGCTGGAGCAGAAAGTAGCCGACCGCACCCACGCCCTGATGAACACGCTGGAACAGCTGGAGCAGCGCAGCCAAGAACTGACGCAGGCGCTGGCCGCCGAGCAGGAACTGGGCGAGCTAAAGTCGCGCTTCGTGAGCATGGCTTCGCATGAGTTCCGCACGCCGCTCACGGCGGTGCTCACCTCCGCAACACTCATCGAGAAATACCCCGGCACCGACCAGCAGGACAAACGCATGAAACACCTGCAGCGCATTCGGGCCTCCGTCAATCATCTGAATGACATTCTGGAAGAGTTTCTGTCGGTGGGGCGAATTGAGGAAGGAAAGATTGAAGCTCACCCCGAAAACATAGACCTGCCCGCATTACTCGACGAAACGGTGTCCGACGTGCAGGGCCTGCTCAAAGCGGGCCAGCGCATAGACCGGCAGATGGGGTGCACCGCCCCCATATGGATTGACCCCTCGCTGCTGCGCAAAATAGTGGTCAACCTATTGTCCAACGCCATCAAATACTCCGGCGAAAACTCCGTGGTGGTGCTACAGGCTGATTGCAGGCAGAGCCAGTTGGTGCTGCGGGTGCAGGACCAAGGCGTCGGTATCTCCCCCGAAGACCAAGAGCACCTGTTTGAGCGGTTTTTTCGGGCCCGCAATGTTACCAATGTGCCCGGTACGGGCCTCGGCCTCTATATCATTGGGCGCTACCTTGAGCTCATGGGCGGCACTATTGCCCTGCACAGCGAGCTAAACGTGGGCACTTCCGTCAACATCACCATTCCCTATGAAAACCATCCTGCTGATTGA
- a CDS encoding thioredoxin encodes MFASVPSSTQATEPAVLLVLLPMAAGATKPAFMASLARLQQQLGAAIRVLKIEEASHPTVVHSFQTTELPAFVLVRHGVELWRQQGLPEGETIAPLLLRQLRLADKEG; translated from the coding sequence ATGTTTGCTTCCGTTCCTTCTTCCACGCAGGCCACCGAACCGGCAGTACTGCTGGTATTGCTGCCGATGGCTGCAGGAGCGACTAAGCCAGCATTTATGGCTTCGCTGGCGCGGTTGCAGCAGCAGTTAGGCGCGGCCATACGGGTCCTCAAAATTGAGGAAGCCAGCCACCCTACGGTGGTACACAGCTTTCAGACCACCGAATTGCCTGCTTTTGTGCTTGTGCGCCATGGTGTGGAGCTCTGGCGCCAGCAGGGCTTGCCCGAAGGCGAAACCATAGCCCCACTGCTTTTGAGGCAGTTGCGCCTAGCTGATAAAGAGGGCTAG
- a CDS encoding T9SS type A sorting domain-containing protein: MSHTLPLTGKPARRVSQAGLRGLRPLMAAALGLLSITGSYAQHRALALPAPAEKAIRPAVSAPAALLPAKKVVAVAQRGQAAISSTATGGNWSDATTWVGGVVPTSADDVTVAGGATVTLDVAGSCASLTVQANASLLTSATTAYSLQVAGNVTNNGTLDLSSSATLGSDLRFTGAGNASFTGTGTTDLQTVSLAKAVRADIVEMNLPTLSVKGTAGGNDGFLFTRTTGTTPADDMTGTLKISGTATISNRVFGNAASYIIPATGGFWLNNANFTVTPQTGSPSVAGLLRISAGTYNVGVTIGNSISFATGAVFTMEGGTLNSAGRVTSFTSATAAAAITFNMSGGTINASTVGNTSGTPSFGINGTTTISGGTINLVQRSTATTPLDYYVAGTYNFTGGMVNVGTAATATNFDFRIRGTVPNLTIDNTTNPKSAVLQGQTNGYGTVLVTPGAGLNLNGFLLLQLGSTITNNGTLTGTTTGSTLYFAGSVPQTLGGSGTFTTIRTISVDNNGGGATLTVPIVTTRVNMFTGNLNGTSNLTIGDASAIFFVVQIGVASNTNTSGSFASAPTFNIGSGALQLIYAPEATARTTGFEVPATRIVDVVSISNPAGVTLAGGNLLVPGVSNASLLLTAGILTTSAANTVIIGPAAGAFPTGLATSYVKGPLGITVNSATAVNRTFAVGDAAGWRPVVVTGITAATDQTFTATVIPGATGGTGVSPVTNLNPTRYVRLENSANLPATARVQLSYGADDVLGNAATATVAQAATANGAYASIGGAAATVPTTGIVSTLDLTPGNDFFVLANTEGGVLTTSVASVCGGTNSGTLTLASNIGTITGYEANTGSGFAAVPGTNTGSTLTFSNLTTTTTFRAVILTADNRTVYSAPVTVTVEAAPTATLTAATPTTFCGPGTLTLNVTPVTGATYQFLLDGAPISGATSATYTTTVSASGAYSVVVTSATSCTSTSAAVAVTVNPATTATFSYANTTLCAGSSAVTPTITGTTGGTFSATTGLSIDATTGAIAPATSTPGTYTVTYSVAGTCPSSATATITITTAPVATFSYAATTYCASGAATAAPAFGTGASAGTFSSTAGLTINATTGVITPGTSTPGTYTVTNTIAAAGSCAAATATATVTISAATTATFTYANATLCAGGTTATPTITGTAGGAFSSTTGLTLNATTGAINLSTSTAGTYVVTYSVAGTCPSTATFSVTINARPAQPTVAPAYNGTTTTLTSSSATGNQWYLNGTLIPGATSQTYVVNSAAQFGQYTVVVTNATTGCASLPSAQLLVNSSVKVLAGSSLSVYPNPTTDGNVTVELSGYTNATELHVYNAVGQLVHHTTAAGKSGVQTATLDLRQLPAGVYILRARTEGGLDVRRITKQ, encoded by the coding sequence ATGTCCCACACTTTACCCCTTACAGGCAAGCCCGCTAGGCGTGTCTCACAAGCCGGTCTGCGTGGTCTGCGGCCTCTGATGGCGGCGGCCCTGGGCTTGCTTTCCATTACCGGTTCGTATGCGCAGCACCGTGCGTTAGCGCTGCCCGCTCCGGCTGAAAAAGCAATTCGACCGGCTGTTTCGGCTCCGGCAGCCTTGTTGCCTGCCAAGAAGGTGGTTGCAGTGGCCCAGCGCGGCCAAGCAGCCATTAGCTCCACCGCTACCGGTGGTAACTGGAGCGACGCTACCACTTGGGTAGGCGGCGTAGTACCTACCAGCGCCGACGACGTTACGGTGGCGGGCGGGGCTACCGTAACGCTGGATGTAGCGGGTAGCTGCGCCTCACTCACAGTGCAAGCCAATGCTTCGCTGCTGACTTCTGCTACCACGGCGTACTCGCTGCAGGTAGCCGGCAACGTGACCAACAACGGCACCCTGGACCTGAGCAGCAGCGCTACGCTGGGTTCTGACTTGCGCTTCACGGGGGCGGGCAATGCCAGCTTCACCGGCACCGGCACCACCGACCTGCAGACAGTGTCGCTGGCCAAGGCGGTACGCGCCGACATCGTGGAAATGAACCTGCCGACGCTGTCGGTGAAGGGCACGGCGGGCGGCAACGACGGTTTCCTGTTCACCCGCACCACTGGCACCACGCCAGCCGATGACATGACCGGCACCCTGAAAATTTCGGGTACGGCTACTATTAGCAACCGGGTGTTCGGCAACGCGGCCTCCTACATTATTCCGGCTACCGGCGGCTTCTGGCTGAACAACGCCAACTTCACCGTAACGCCCCAGACCGGCTCGCCTTCGGTGGCAGGTTTGCTGCGCATTTCGGCCGGCACATACAACGTTGGCGTCACTATCGGCAACTCGATTAGCTTCGCTACGGGCGCCGTGTTTACGATGGAGGGCGGTACGCTCAACTCGGCGGGCCGGGTAACGTCGTTTACCAGCGCCACGGCCGCGGCCGCCATTACCTTCAATATGAGCGGCGGCACCATCAACGCCAGCACCGTAGGCAACACCTCCGGTACGCCTTCGTTCGGCATCAATGGCACCACCACCATTTCGGGTGGTACCATCAACCTGGTGCAGCGGAGCACCGCCACCACGCCTCTTGACTATTATGTGGCTGGCACGTACAATTTCACGGGCGGTATGGTGAATGTGGGCACGGCCGCTACGGCCACCAACTTCGACTTCCGAATCCGGGGTACGGTTCCCAACCTCACCATCGACAACACCACCAACCCCAAGTCAGCCGTATTGCAGGGACAGACCAATGGCTATGGCACGGTACTGGTAACGCCGGGCGCTGGCCTGAATCTGAATGGTTTCCTGCTGTTGCAGCTTGGTTCTACCATCACTAACAACGGCACTCTGACCGGCACGACGACCGGTAGCACGCTCTACTTCGCCGGGTCGGTGCCCCAGACGCTGGGCGGCTCCGGCACCTTCACCACCATCCGTACCATTTCTGTTGACAACAACGGCGGCGGTGCCACCCTGACTGTACCCATCGTGACGACCCGCGTGAACATGTTCACCGGCAACCTGAACGGCACCAGCAACCTGACCATCGGCGATGCTTCGGCTATCTTCTTTGTTGTTCAGATTGGCGTTGCGAGCAATACCAATACCAGCGGCTCGTTCGCCTCGGCTCCTACGTTCAACATTGGTAGCGGCGCACTGCAACTGATTTACGCCCCCGAAGCCACGGCCCGCACCACTGGGTTTGAGGTTCCTGCTACCCGCATCGTTGATGTGGTAAGCATCAGCAACCCGGCCGGCGTAACACTGGCAGGTGGCAACCTGCTGGTTCCCGGCGTTTCTAACGCTTCGTTGCTGCTCACGGCTGGCATCCTGACTACCTCGGCGGCTAATACGGTCATCATTGGCCCAGCTGCCGGCGCATTTCCTACCGGTCTGGCTACTTCCTATGTGAAAGGCCCACTCGGTATTACGGTGAATAGCGCTACGGCTGTGAACCGCACGTTTGCCGTTGGCGACGCGGCCGGCTGGCGTCCGGTAGTAGTAACGGGCATTACCGCCGCTACTGACCAGACCTTCACGGCTACCGTGATACCTGGTGCTACGGGCGGCACCGGTGTTTCGCCGGTTACCAACCTGAACCCCACCCGCTATGTACGCCTCGAAAACTCGGCCAACCTGCCGGCTACGGCCCGTGTGCAGCTGAGCTACGGTGCTGATGATGTACTGGGCAACGCGGCCACGGCTACGGTAGCGCAGGCGGCTACGGCCAACGGCGCGTATGCTTCCATCGGTGGTGCAGCGGCTACTGTTCCCACTACGGGTATCGTATCTACCCTCGACCTGACGCCTGGCAACGACTTTTTCGTGCTGGCCAACACCGAAGGTGGTGTTCTGACCACGTCGGTAGCCAGCGTATGCGGCGGCACCAACTCGGGCACGCTCACGCTGGCCAGCAACATTGGCACCATCACGGGATATGAAGCCAACACGGGCAGCGGCTTCGCTGCCGTGCCCGGCACCAACACCGGCTCGACGCTAACGTTCAGCAACCTGACCACCACGACTACGTTCCGCGCCGTCATCCTGACGGCCGATAACCGCACGGTGTATTCTGCCCCCGTAACGGTGACCGTAGAAGCGGCTCCGACGGCCACGCTGACGGCTGCTACGCCAACCACGTTCTGCGGCCCCGGCACGCTCACGCTGAATGTGACGCCCGTAACCGGCGCTACCTATCAGTTCCTGCTCGATGGCGCACCCATCAGTGGTGCTACCAGCGCTACTTACACTACTACCGTATCAGCCAGCGGTGCTTACTCGGTGGTAGTAACCAGTGCCACGAGCTGCACCAGCACCTCGGCAGCAGTAGCCGTAACCGTGAACCCGGCGACGACGGCGACGTTCAGCTATGCTAACACTACGCTTTGCGCAGGCAGCAGCGCCGTAACGCCTACTATCACGGGCACTACCGGCGGTACGTTCAGCGCCACCACGGGCCTGAGCATTGACGCCACCACTGGTGCTATTGCGCCTGCTACCTCCACCCCCGGCACCTACACCGTGACCTACAGCGTGGCTGGTACCTGCCCTTCGTCGGCTACGGCTACCATCACCATCACGACGGCGCCGGTGGCTACGTTCTCTTACGCAGCGACTACCTACTGCGCTTCGGGCGCTGCCACGGCGGCTCCGGCATTCGGCACGGGCGCTTCGGCTGGCACGTTCAGCAGCACGGCGGGTCTGACGATTAATGCTACGACCGGCGTGATTACGCCCGGCACGAGCACGCCCGGCACCTACACCGTAACCAACACTATTGCTGCTGCTGGCAGCTGCGCTGCTGCTACGGCTACGGCTACCGTGACCATCTCGGCTGCTACCACGGCTACCTTCACGTATGCTAATGCCACGCTCTGCGCAGGTGGTACCACTGCCACTCCTACCATCACAGGAACTGCAGGTGGCGCGTTCAGCAGCACCACCGGTCTGACACTTAACGCCACCACCGGCGCTATCAACCTGAGCACAAGCACTGCCGGTACTTATGTTGTAACATATAGCGTTGCAGGCACTTGCCCTTCCACTGCTACGTTCTCGGTGACCATCAACGCCCGGCCGGCCCAGCCGACGGTGGCCCCGGCCTACAACGGCACGACCACCACGCTCACCAGCTCCAGCGCCACGGGCAACCAGTGGTACCTGAACGGCACGCTCATCCCCGGGGCCACCAGCCAGACGTACGTGGTCAACTCGGCCGCCCAATTTGGCCAGTACACGGTGGTCGTGACCAACGCCACCACCGGCTGCGCCTCGCTGCCTTCAGCCCAGCTACTGGTTAACTCCAGCGTTAAGGTGCTGGCCGGCTCCTCGCTGAGCGTGTATCCGAACCCAACCACCGACGGCAACGTGACGGTGGAGCTGAGCGGCTACACCAACGCCACCGAGCTGCACGTCTACAACGCCGTGGGGCAGTTGGTACATCACACCACGGCCGCGGGCAAGAGCGGCGTGCAGACCGCCACGCTGGACCTGCGCCAGCTGCCAGCCGGCGTCTACATCCTGCGTGCCCGCACCGAAGGCGGACTCGATGTGCGCCGCATCACCAAGCAATAG
- a CDS encoding T9SS type A sorting domain-containing protein, whose translation MRLIRLCYVLAAGLLFHFQASAQTSQRPANHLENRLKKLRPATVGGLAGRNSQQTVSRPGRAVYYSWDPNTQAWSTSPGVETYRYDSRANLTQVTYSDSTTNAPSIRSTYSYDTQNRNTEELTEQWTATAWVPVSRYTATYDAQGNHTQQVGQTLQNGTWVTTEGYQFQNTYNTAGVMTGQIVQRFQNGGFVNEGRSLYTVVNGQWTEVVEQEWEAGAWVNETRYTDIQWADWAALQPASYREQRWEGAWDDQARFTHTYAPNGTVTREIEQATGPGTWELDARLTDSFDNFGNYLGARFEEYRNNAWVIDYEERNVLLYTATNDVRRSTSQEYDSFITGAGFENQSRYNYSNFQSITLSTASAVLLAQASIYPNPTASAATFTLSGLPDNGPVQVQVFNQLGQPVLTRTTTPRAGTLQTSLNVGELPAGLYLVRATTSAGTVVKRLVRE comes from the coding sequence ATGCGTCTAATTAGACTCTGCTACGTGCTGGCCGCTGGCTTGCTGTTCCATTTTCAGGCCTCGGCCCAAACCAGCCAGCGCCCGGCAAACCATCTGGAAAACAGGCTAAAGAAGCTTCGTCCGGCCACTGTTGGCGGCCTGGCTGGCCGTAATTCGCAGCAAACCGTGAGCCGCCCGGGCCGCGCCGTGTACTACAGCTGGGACCCCAACACTCAGGCCTGGAGCACCAGCCCAGGCGTGGAAACCTACCGCTACGACAGCCGCGCCAACCTCACTCAGGTAACATATTCCGACTCAACAACCAACGCGCCAAGCATCCGCAGCACGTACAGCTACGACACCCAAAACCGCAATACGGAAGAACTGACGGAGCAATGGACAGCCACTGCCTGGGTGCCGGTCAGCCGCTACACGGCCACGTACGATGCGCAAGGCAACCACACGCAGCAAGTAGGGCAGACGCTACAAAACGGCACCTGGGTGACGACGGAAGGTTACCAGTTTCAAAACACCTACAACACGGCAGGCGTCATGACCGGGCAGATTGTCCAGCGGTTTCAGAACGGCGGATTCGTGAATGAAGGGCGCAGCCTCTACACGGTAGTCAACGGCCAGTGGACAGAAGTAGTGGAGCAGGAATGGGAAGCTGGCGCCTGGGTGAATGAGACCCGCTACACCGATATTCAGTGGGCCGACTGGGCCGCCCTGCAGCCGGCTTCGTATCGGGAACAGCGGTGGGAAGGTGCCTGGGACGATCAGGCGCGCTTCACGCATACGTATGCGCCTAATGGCACCGTCACGAGAGAAATAGAGCAGGCTACGGGCCCGGGCACCTGGGAGCTGGATGCTCGGCTCACCGACTCGTTTGATAATTTTGGCAACTACCTGGGGGCCCGGTTCGAAGAGTATCGCAACAATGCCTGGGTAATCGACTACGAGGAACGCAACGTGCTGCTCTACACGGCCACCAACGACGTGCGCCGCAGCACCAGCCAGGAGTACGACAGCTTCATCACCGGCGCGGGCTTCGAAAATCAAAGCCGCTACAACTACTCCAACTTCCAGAGCATTACGCTGAGCACCGCTTCGGCGGTATTGCTGGCCCAAGCCAGCATCTATCCTAATCCTACTGCTAGCGCCGCTACGTTCACGCTGTCGGGCCTCCCGGATAACGGACCGGTACAGGTGCAGGTATTCAACCAGTTGGGCCAGCCCGTACTGACGCGCACGACCACGCCCCGGGCGGGCACACTACAGACTTCGCTCAATGTGGGCGAATTGCCAGCGGGCCTATACTTGGTGCGGGCCACTACCTCGGCCGGTACCGTAGTGAAGCGTCTGGTGCGCGAGTAA
- a CDS encoding HupE/UreJ family protein — protein MASLFQTYLQLGFHHILNLQAHDHIVFLLALCAPYVLADWRRVVALVTSFTIGHSLTLALATLGVVQYSAGFIEKLIPITILITCIVNLVKAGRTEPRLARRLRPEPVVLALPNLLAIVFGLVHGLGFSSYLRELLGQQSRPVLELLAFNVGVELGQLLIVSFILLLGFLLLRGFGVSRRDWLLVVSGAAAGIAVVLLLA, from the coding sequence ATGGCGTCCCTGTTTCAGACCTATCTCCAGCTCGGCTTCCACCATATCCTCAACCTGCAGGCCCACGACCATATCGTGTTTCTGCTGGCCCTGTGCGCTCCTTATGTGCTGGCCGACTGGCGGCGTGTGGTAGCACTGGTAACGAGCTTCACTATTGGGCATTCGCTCACGCTGGCACTGGCCACGCTGGGCGTGGTGCAGTATAGCGCCGGCTTCATCGAGAAGCTGATTCCGATTACGATTCTGATTACCTGCATCGTGAATCTGGTGAAAGCGGGACGAACTGAACCGCGGCTGGCACGCCGGTTGCGCCCCGAACCCGTTGTGCTGGCGCTTCCCAACCTGCTGGCCATTGTGTTCGGATTGGTGCATGGTCTCGGCTTTTCCAGCTACCTGCGTGAGCTGCTGGGCCAGCAAAGCCGCCCGGTGCTGGAATTGCTGGCGTTCAATGTGGGCGTAGAACTGGGCCAGTTGCTCATCGTGAGCTTCATTCTGCTGCTGGGGTTTCTGCTGTTGCGCGGTTTCGGCGTAAGTCGCCGCGACTGGCTGCTGGTTGTGAGCGGCGCCGCAGCCGGTATTGCCGTGGTATTGCTGCTGGCGTAA
- a CDS encoding M1 family metallopeptidase — protein sequence MLKPFLPVAGLALLLASPALAQTTNSGTDKFAQLETLLPTPNSYRTASGAPGSDYWQQRADYNIRVKLDDEKQAITGSEDITYTNLSPDVLTYLWVQLDQNILDKNSITTATQVGQIQDRMPFQTLDYLQRSEFEGGFKIGEVKLKGGKALPYVINHTMMRVDLPTPLRPKQAVTFSITWSYNINDQLKINQRSGYEYFPEDKNYLYEIAQFYPRMAVYSDNQGWQHKQFLGNGEFALPFGDYRVSITVPADHVVGSTGVLQNPNDVLTNAQRQRLEKAKNAKTPVLIVSQQEAEKAETSRAKGTKTWTYAAKDVRDFAWASSRKFIWDAMGIQQKGKPVMCMSYYPKEGNPLWGKYSTEVVAHTIKTYSKYTIDYEYPVAISVHGPVGGMEYPMLCFNGGRPEKDGTYSADRKYGMISVIIHEVGHNFFPMIINSDERQWSWMDEGLNTFTQYLTEQEWERDYPSRRGEPKNIVDYMRTGKNLQTPIMTNSESVLQFGPNAYAKPATGLNILRETILGRELFDYAFKEYARRWAYKHPTPADFFRTMEDASGTDLDWFWRGWFYTTDASDLAITGVKWYSVDSKNPEIENARKRELINQAPQTLSQQRNLQDIKRTLVDEKPELKDFYNNYDPLATTDADKQRYQQLVKGLSPEQQKRLNSGLNFYEVGLKNVGGLTMPVIVQMTYEDGKQEKMTIPAEIWRKNNAEVTKVFITEKPVVSFVLDPLQETADIDQSNNAWPQKAAPSRFELFEYQHRPQPNPMQQQTSMQKMEQKPAGSSTGGTN from the coding sequence ATGCTTAAACCTTTCCTGCCGGTGGCGGGCCTTGCCTTGCTGCTGGCGTCGCCGGCGCTGGCTCAAACCACCAATTCGGGCACCGACAAGTTCGCGCAGCTCGAAACGCTACTGCCCACGCCCAACTCCTACCGCACCGCCTCCGGCGCCCCTGGCTCCGACTACTGGCAGCAGCGCGCCGACTACAACATCCGGGTGAAGCTGGACGATGAGAAACAGGCCATTACCGGCTCCGAGGACATTACCTACACCAACCTCTCGCCCGACGTGCTGACCTACCTGTGGGTGCAGCTCGACCAAAATATCCTCGACAAAAACTCCATCACGACGGCTACACAGGTGGGCCAGATTCAGGACCGGATGCCGTTCCAGACCCTGGATTATCTGCAGCGCAGCGAGTTTGAAGGCGGTTTCAAGATTGGGGAAGTAAAGCTGAAAGGCGGCAAGGCCCTACCCTACGTCATCAACCACACCATGATGCGTGTGGATTTGCCTACGCCACTACGGCCCAAGCAGGCTGTCACGTTCAGCATTACGTGGAGCTACAATATCAACGACCAGCTCAAAATCAACCAGCGCAGTGGCTACGAGTATTTCCCGGAGGACAAAAACTACCTCTACGAAATTGCGCAGTTCTACCCGCGCATGGCCGTGTACTCTGACAATCAGGGCTGGCAGCACAAGCAGTTCCTCGGCAACGGCGAATTTGCCCTGCCCTTCGGCGACTACCGCGTAAGCATTACCGTTCCCGCCGACCACGTGGTGGGCTCGACCGGCGTGCTGCAAAACCCCAACGACGTGCTGACCAACGCCCAGCGCCAGCGCCTCGAAAAAGCCAAAAACGCCAAAACGCCGGTGCTCATCGTGAGCCAGCAGGAAGCCGAAAAGGCCGAAACCAGCCGCGCCAAAGGCACCAAGACCTGGACCTACGCTGCCAAAGACGTGCGCGACTTTGCTTGGGCCAGTTCGCGCAAGTTCATCTGGGATGCTATGGGCATTCAGCAGAAGGGCAAGCCGGTGATGTGCATGAGCTACTACCCCAAAGAGGGCAACCCCCTGTGGGGCAAGTACTCGACGGAAGTAGTTGCGCATACCATCAAAACCTACTCCAAGTATACCATCGACTACGAGTATCCGGTGGCTATTTCGGTGCACGGCCCGGTAGGCGGCATGGAGTACCCAATGCTGTGCTTCAATGGCGGCCGCCCCGAGAAGGATGGCACGTACTCTGCTGACCGGAAATACGGAATGATTTCGGTGATTATTCACGAAGTAGGCCACAACTTCTTCCCGATGATTATCAATTCCGATGAGCGGCAGTGGAGCTGGATGGATGAAGGCCTGAACACGTTCACGCAGTACCTCACCGAGCAGGAATGGGAGCGTGACTACCCATCGCGCCGTGGCGAGCCGAAGAACATTGTGGACTACATGCGCACCGGCAAAAACCTGCAGACGCCCATCATGACCAACTCGGAGTCGGTGCTGCAGTTTGGGCCGAACGCCTACGCCAAGCCGGCTACCGGCCTCAACATTCTGCGCGAGACGATTCTGGGCCGTGAGCTGTTCGACTACGCTTTCAAGGAATATGCGCGCCGCTGGGCCTACAAGCACCCCACACCAGCCGACTTCTTCCGCACGATGGAAGACGCCTCCGGCACCGACCTCGACTGGTTCTGGCGCGGCTGGTTCTACACCACCGATGCCTCCGACCTGGCCATTACGGGCGTGAAGTGGTACTCGGTGGACTCTAAAAACCCCGAAATTGAAAACGCCCGCAAGCGGGAGTTAATTAATCAGGCACCGCAGACTCTGTCGCAGCAGCGCAACCTGCAGGACATCAAGCGCACCCTCGTAGATGAGAAGCCCGAGTTGAAAGACTTCTATAACAACTACGACCCGCTGGCCACCACCGACGCCGACAAGCAGCGTTATCAGCAGCTGGTAAAAGGCCTCTCGCCGGAGCAGCAGAAGCGCCTGAACAGTGGCCTGAACTTCTACGAAGTGGGACTGAAGAACGTAGGTGGCCTGACCATGCCCGTTATCGTGCAGATGACGTACGAAGATGGCAAGCAGGAAAAGATGACGATTCCGGCCGAAATCTGGCGCAAAAACAACGCGGAGGTAACCAAGGTATTCATCACCGAAAAGCCCGTAGTAAGCTTCGTGCTGGACCCCTTGCAGGAAACCGCCGACATCGACCAGAGCAACAACGCTTGGCCCCAGAAAGCGGCGCCGTCGCGCTTCGAGCTGTTTGAGTACCAGCACCGCCCTCAGCCCAACCCGATGCAGCAGCAAACCTCGATGCAGAAGATGGAGCAGAAGCCAGCTGGCAGCAGCACTGGCGGCACCAACTAA
- a CDS encoding PH domain-containing protein, whose product MGLLDGLLGNASETDAQDIQLELSQLLSPGETVRNAYAVIRDLMVFTTKRLIMVDKQGVTGKKREYLSIPYRSIERFSMETTGHFDLDAELKIWVRGQTEPISKTFRGDKNVYDVYRALGEFAV is encoded by the coding sequence ATGGGACTTCTCGACGGCCTGCTGGGCAACGCTTCCGAAACTGATGCGCAAGACATTCAGCTGGAACTGAGCCAGCTGCTCTCTCCCGGCGAAACCGTGCGCAACGCCTATGCCGTCATCCGCGACCTGATGGTGTTCACGACCAAGCGCCTCATCATGGTAGATAAGCAAGGAGTGACGGGCAAAAAGCGTGAGTACCTGAGCATCCCGTACCGTAGCATCGAGCGGTTTTCGATGGAAACCACCGGCCACTTTGACCTCGACGCGGAACTGAAAATCTGGGTGCGCGGCCAAACCGAACCCATCAGCAAAACCTTCCGCGGCGACAAAAACGTGTATGACGTCTACCGCGCCCTCGGCGAATTTGCCGTCTGA